The stretch of DNA GGGGACCCCGAGGGAGGTGAGACGTGTGGGCGGGACGCTCCTTTTCCACGGATGGAAGCCCTTAGGGAATACGGCAGGTccgtcagaaaatgaatttcctTCGCAGATTCTGCCGCAAGTGGCCGCCAACATGGCCAAAGGGGCGCCGCCCGGCCGGGGGTCCTCCTGTGGGGTCATGTCGATATTTTAGAACGGGCACAAGACTTTGattgtaaattgtaaaaatgtaaatgaagcaGTCTAGTTTTTCTAgtataaaacaataacaagcagATAATCTAACAAGTGAGCAGATCTTTCAAAATGGGTTTagctttattttaatatttatagaTAACTGAATTCCACTATCATGCCATTTCTATACTAGCTATACATTGAAGCGTAGAATAATAATATTGTAGGGACAAATGTAAACTTACCCACAGAAGAGTTGCAGCCATAATTTGAGCTGTCAAGTTGCGTTGTATGCCACGGCGTGCGCTTGTTTGCTCTTTTGTACTTCTTGCTTCCTTGTGCGTTGGAAGCCTTGATGGCCTGTGGGCCAATCAGAGGCCAACGCAGGTTGTCTCTTGCTTGTAAAGCTTCGGTATGCCATCAATTTTcgtaggaaaaaaaagggggcggaGCGACCGACGCAGTGGGACTTGAGTCCAAAATAGTCAATGGTTTGGAACTATTTGAGACTAAGTAAAATGATTGGTATTTTAATGCTACCTAAATTTATATTTTGATGCTCAATGTTGGGAATTCTAAAAAACAATTATGTTTTACAGTATGTTTCTATTTCATTGTTTAACATTATTACCAAGAGCTGAAGCGTCAACTCTGACAACACAGTTTTGATATTTTAACCAGAAATCATTTGTTCAAACATTGAAACACTGGAAAGTATTACATAtgatttgaaaatggattttgACAAAAAGAATACCACTTGACTACAACCACAAATTGATTCTTCCAATTGAACCCGCAGTTTTAACCACACCCGACAAACAACTTCATGAGTTCCGAACGACTTAAGTGGCCTGGCTCAACATGTCAAAAATgacaagtgcattttttttaaagactaacGCTTGTAAGACTGTTTGCCGAACCGGTCCATCCCATCCTGTCCCTAGGGCGGATCACTCAGCGCcggaaaaaagggggaaaggaGGGGGTACTGATTGCATTGCCTCTGGAATTTCACGTCaagcaacaaaacaaatatCAGAAAACACCCTTTCCTTTGCTTTTTCAGATTCCAATCGATCACGAAAAGTATCAATCACAACTTCAACAATAGCGGAAGCAAGTGTGCGTTATTATTTTGAAGTTTTATAGTGATGATGAGtaaatttgaatttgttgtACTTTTAcactttaattttaatttccagTGCATAATATGTAAATACACTGTGCATAAATGCAAAGTAGGCACATTATTGGTGAATAGAAGCATCCTAGTGACATCCTTGACCTTGAAAATGAGCTTCCCGACTCATGAAACTATTCTTCGTAGGTTATTTTTGTTTCTatggtattatttttttgtctcggTTGCCAAGTGGCTTTTGAACAATGCGCAGTTATATGTAATTGCTTGAGTGTTTACGGAAAGTGGTTCAttgttaaacacatttcatgAACCTGAAATACTGTTTGTCGGCTTATTGTGTCAAACAGCAGGCTGCTAATTACGGGAAAGTGGGGAGGCACATCCTGACACAATGCTCGCTCACCTTAAATCACTTTTGCGTTTCATGAATTTGcagctatatatttttttgtcatgttcAGCCACAGCCATGAGCAAAATGAATCTTTTCAGCTGCGCTTTTGTGCGCCGTCTGACGTATTCAATGAAGGGAGGATGTGCAAAGCCAAACCAGTTATTAGGGACTACTTCAACCAGCTGGTTATCACAAATTCAAGCAATTCTGGGCTTGAAACACAAAATGAAGGAAGTGAGGATGAAAGACAGAGAAGATAATGACAAGCTTTGGGGGGTGGCACTTGAGCTGGTCTATTATTTTAAAGCTAGTGTAGCGTATTCCTTGCTCAACCCCAATAAATTTCAGGGAATCTTTCCCATTGCTCTGCTTTCCTTATTCAATTCTGACTGTGATCTCTGTTCTCCTCGCCAATAGCAATCTGCATCCCTCAACTCACACACAATTGTGCTTCTTCATTTTTTAGGTTATACTTCGGGATTACGTAAACATAAACTATGTAGCAATAGTTGCTCAAAGACAGGATGGTTTAGCCAAGGCAGCAAGTCGTGTCCTGTTTTTCACTCAATTACACATAGGCAATTTAGCACACTTACCTTGGTCCTTGATGGGGTGTCGCACCCTCCACTTAGGGTCGTTGGAAATGTCTTCCACAGTTCGTATAGTAGCTAAGGATCGTCTTCCAAGTGGGCTGATGTGCACACAAAGGCTGACTTCAAGAAGTCTTCTTACATCGAGTCCAGAAGTGGAAAGTTTTGTTCTTTTGAACATATCTTTTAAAATTCAGTTTCCTGAAAATGAGAGATACTCATATAAGTGGTAGTAATTGTATAATATATCAATATAATATTATACAGGATGTTACAGGCGAGAAATAACATTTGATGGACTTTTcagtcattccaaaaatattaaatttcaatgTAAGAATAATGCATAATTGAAATGATTGGTTGCCACTGAAAATGAGAGATAAAGGTCCAATTGATTTAAACTAGGAGAACTTACTGGGAATGCTAATGTTTCAGCACCACTGACAgcgttagacatccaatccgtaCATACTgaatgggagggttggcagcaatcatttcacaatgagttaaagaagtaatattagtttttttttaaaaatattttattattgtgcTTAACTTTTGTCGATTATTTTGTGTTCTTTTCTACTTAGAAACACATTAAACTAGATCCCAACAGCATTTTATTGATGAGGCCAGAGTTCACTCAAAGTTCAGGGTACCTGCAGGCATCTCCTGTAGTCTCGTGGGTGGTCAAGGTGCTCGCATGAATGACTCCGGGGTGACTTGTTTAGTCATTTGCTTCCTCCCATTGTCACCCGTGTACAAGCACGCACACCGATGGAGGCGCCCTACCTGTTGAACATTACAAAATGACGTGAATGTGCCCACTCACTTTAAAGCACAAGGTAAATACCTGTCCTCACAACAAACACATTCTGTAAATTCTTGGCATCCGAAATAATTTTAATGACGCCAATTACCTGATGGGTAATCGAGAAAAACTGACTTGTTCATGTTCATTTTAATAACAAAGAGACAACACTACTTTCTAAAAGCAGACTTGCGcttaagcagccaaattcaatgtATCGCCATATTTGGGTGCGTGGCCCAAAATTTCATGACTCTCTTTTCTCATATCGTCTTAAGAGTTAAATGGGCAATTTAGCAAAATacagtttgtttttcttcatcccGACACAAGGACGCCATCTCGTTAATCCACTCGGAATGGTGCTCTTGCCAAGTTGCCAAGCAAGCCAATTTAGCGAGTGAGTGAATGCTGACtagtacacatgcacacacgcaacCACAAGCGCGAGAGAGGCATGTGCCAATCATGTCAGTCATAAATCTTTTGTCCTTAACAACCTTACCTTAGTAGACAGCCTGACGCCACTGGGTCTGATGACAAATACACGTCACCTACATGAGACACACACAAGAAAAAATTAGTCTCAAACATACACTAAGTCATATTAGACATGTATATGATGACATCAAATATACTGAACAGTACGGCAAGCTTTTTGAGTGATattgataaataaaaaataatcacaactACTGTAACTTGTGAAATGAATTATTCTGACTAATGCATTAATCATGGCAATTTACCTAATGTgcgatttttttatattaacacTTATGCAGCACTGATAGAGTATTTAATTATCTTGTAAATGGCGCCCCCCCtgtggtgaaaattgtgaacaaCATATACAAAATTTTCTGAATGTCCTTAGGAAAAACTCTTATTTAATCAAAATGATTAATTTTCTCTTTGGAGTCGCCGATTTTAAATGCTAGACTCCATGCTGATTGTTTACATTCTACCTCAAATGCACAGTATGGAATCATTTGGCACGGGCGACACCCCCTTTGTTCCAGGCCAACCCTCGTTGCTTGGCAACGGTGGCCCGGGGGCGGGGGCACTTGGCTGCCTGCGACGCTGCAGCGATGGGGCGCgtacagaaaacaaaatcatggtCAATCATTGACATTTTTGTAAATGTTGACTTTAAAGATGAAATCGGACGGCTTTGTAAAGTCAATTGTCTCGTGCTTTGGTTGACAACATGTCTTAAAATGATGGAATTTGGAACGCTGTGAATACTAAGTAGAGAGATGTGTTGGCGTCCAATAATGACAAGCTTTGATTGGGCACCCTCACGCCTCTACACAAGAGTCTCCGCCCCCTCCCCGAGCTCTCACGGCAACTTGACTAGCAAGCAGCCCTCCTAGCGAGGCGCCGCGTGGGTAATGTAGTCCCGCTCGTCCAATAGCGGCGGAGGAGGTGAGGCTTGTGCAAAATACAACTCCCATCTGAACCCTCGCACGGCAAACCCGACGACCAATCTGAATAAGTGGGAGGAGCGCGTCCGCCCACAAAAGCCACAGCTATCTGAGCGTATCTCCCCttttatatggccaaaaatgAACGAGTGAAGGAATTAAAAGGGAATCGAAGCATTATATCAAAAAGGGGTTGCCTTTGTGCGGGCTGGCGGACGGCGACGACGCGCTCGGAGAAGCAAACGACAAGCGGCAAGCGGCGAGCGGCAACGGCACAGGCACAACAGGGGTGTTGTCCTGATGCTTAAATGGAAGTGGGTGGGCCTCGTCGGTGACACACCACGAACGCCGTTGTGGATTTTCCATCGTGACAGGCGCTAAAGTGCATCTTTATGGACGCTCAATCCGACTAAGGAGTCGTACGACGGCCGTGCTTGGGGCGCCAGTGGCTTGCGGGGGGAGGCGGACGGAGCTTTCTCCGTTATTTCTGTCGAGCGGGAGCGGGAAGGGAGGGCTATTCGGCTGTGTCTCCGCCCTTCCTGGACGGTGGGTGGTTTCGTGAATACGGCCAGATCCGCCAGGGCTCAGAGCCCAACATATAGGCCGTCCTCCGCCTCCGTTCCCGGCTGGCCGGCCTTCTACCGTGAACTACACCCTCTCCCTCTTGGTATATTCATGCGTTATGAGTGGTAGgtgttttcctcctcctcctccttttcctcctcctcctcctcctttatCGTCTCCTCccctccctgcctccctcccGATTCTCCCCTTCCTTGCCTGACAGCTATGAAGCCTGTGATGTTGCTGATACCGGTAATGGTCACATTTGTTGGGCTGTGTTGGAtccattttgcaatttctttttcaaatgacGATGACATTGAGTATTTTTGCGCTCCTAACTTTGATCGTTTTGTTCTTCAGACTCCAAGAAGGAATCCTCGGGAACCGAAGGAGGGAAAGCGTCAAAAAAGGGGAAGAATTCTGGATCCTCGCAGGTACTCAAAATAAGACTTTTGCTTCACCCCAGGCAGAGAAAATCTGCTCCTCTCTTGCTGCAAGCGCCGACCTCTGGGGGCGTTTCTCTCCTGAATTTCACTTCCTGCTTGTGCGCAGCCCAGCTGAGCGCCAGCCCCAAAAGCCCCATGAGTAGCTTTACGCGGCTGTCACACTTCAGCTATTGTACTATGGAAGTGTCACTTTGAATTAGCCTCAGAATGCTTTAATTCCGCTTATGGAATCCTGCGGCTTTAGTGCCACACTTTTTACCAGTTCATGACGTCTTCTTCATTTTagagatgtttttgtttgtttgatctTCATCAAATGCTGCTTTGGTTTGTGTCCCTTTGCAGTATTGCAAAATGTTTTGCCCACAACCTAGTTAGTTCTTGTGAGGCGAGCCGGAGAGAAGGCGACATTTTCTTGCGGTGTTCTCAGAAAGAGACACAGTAGAGTTATCGCTCGCCCACCCACCCACTCGCTTCCTGTAAAACTGCCGCCCACTTCTACTGACAGCTCTCTTTTCTGTCAGCTTTGTGTTTCTCTTTCCAACACCCATCTCTTGCTGTTCCTTTCTCCTCCAGTCACACGGTATTTGCACTCAGAATAATCCATGCCCATGCCTCCCCATTGGCTTTCCGACTCCGAGGTGGCGCTCGTTTGCATATTCCTCCGCCTTCAGAGTTGTCTTTTGCTCCTCTTCCGTAATCTCCCACTTTGCCTTTCCTAGGATTCCTCTCAGCCCTCTCCGTTGGCTCTGTTGGCGGCCACCTGCAGTAAAATCGGAGGGCAGACGGGAGGGGAGGTGGCCCAGGTGCAGGCGGGGCCCCAGCAGATCCAGTTCCAAACTGGTCAGATTCAGCTCCAAGCGGGTCAACTTCAGGGCCAGATTGTAGTGGACGCATCTGGCAACCAGACCCTGGTCCCCCAGCCGCTGGAACTGGTCCCGGCCCAGTTCACGGGGAACGGCTGGCAGATTATCGCGGCGCCACCCGCCATGGCCAAGGAGAACACCAACCAGCCTGTAGCTGTGACGGTGGCCACCACGGTTCCAAATGACAGCGCATCTGGACGCAAGGTCGGCAAATTCAGGAATAGCCATTGGTAGTCACGTTTTGACAATTTTTCAATACCGCTTTCCTATTGTAAAGGTGAAAGCCGTGGCCGGGACCAACAGCGTGGCGGCCAATCAGCAACAGCAGTTCCAAATAATCCAGGTTCAGAACCTGCCCAATGCCGGCGGTGGGGTCCAGTACCAGGTCATCCCTCACCTGCAGACCGCAGATGGCCAACAGATCCACATCAACCCAACTCAGCAGGCTTCCATCGGGGCTCTGCCCGAGGGGCTTCAACTCATCCAGAGTCCGAACCCCGGTCAGGCCATTCTGCAGGCAGCCAACCAGCAGGCCATTCTGTCAACTACGGCCAATCAGACAGTCCCACTGCAAATCCGTCCCGCACAGTCATTCCCCCTGCAGCTGCAGACACTTCAGGGCTCTCAGACGCCCGTCATGACCACGGTACCCATCAACCTCGGCGGCATGACCCTGGCTTTGCCAGTAATCAATAACGTCGGAGGTGGCGGAGCCGTGCAGCTCATCCAATCGGCAGATGGCACTTTTTCTGTCGCTAGCGGTAACCAGTTGATGACCGCGGCGGCGGTCTCGGGGGCGGCCGAGGGTGACGGCGCGCCCGAGGGAACGCAAGTGGTCGCTTCTGCCATTGACGCCGCTACGAGTGAAGCCCAAGCACAAAGCACGGAGGCGGACTATCAAAGTCAGAATCAGGCCAACGGGGTCCAAAGCCAGATGGACGCCCCGGGAAGCATTCAACAAGTGATTGTGGGCCAAGTGGGACATCAGTTGCTACAGCAAATCCAGCTGCAGCCACAAGCTTCCGGTCAAAACCACGGCCAGCAACAACAGAACATTCAGACTCTTCAGTTGGCCCCCGGTCAAACCTTGCAGCCCATTCAGGCCTTTCAGAATCCAGCCCAAGTCCTTATTCGCACACCTACCCTGTCCCCGTCTGGGCAGATTGCCTGGCAAACGCTGCAGCTCCCTGGCGGCGTTTCCCTACAGGGAAGCCTCGGAGCGGCGATGCCACAACAGCTCACGCTGGCCCCGGTGGCCGGTGGCACAACGATGGGGAGTGGAGGATTGGTCTCCCTGGGAGGAACTCCCCTCACATTGAGCGCTGCTCAGATCAACCCGGGTTCTGGGGTACAGACGGTTAGCATCGCTGGGCTCGGAAATGCCGGAGTCCAGGTGCAGGGTGTGCCCCTCACCATTACTGGTCTACAGGGTGAGTCAAGTACTTTACTCACTCAATTTCTGCACcccaattgaataacttggcTTACTTTTGTGCCCGCTTCTAAACCATCAGGTCAGCCGCAAGGACAGGAGGGGGTCAAAGTTCAGTCTTCCCCCTTGACGGTCACCGTGGGCAACGTGGCATCCAGCTCATCGATGAGCCCGGACCAGTTGGGGTCCGTG from Stigmatopora argus isolate UIUO_Sarg chromosome 21, RoL_Sarg_1.0, whole genome shotgun sequence encodes:
- the sp4 gene encoding transcription factor Sp4 isoform X1; translated protein: MSDSKKESSGTEGGKASKKGKNSGSSQDSSQPSPLALLAATCSKIGGQTGGEVAQVQAGPQQIQFQTGQIQLQAGQLQGQIVVDASGNQTLVPQPLELVPAQFTGNGWQIIAAPPAMAKENTNQPVAVTVATTVPNDSASGRKVKAVAGTNSVAANQQQQFQIIQVQNLPNAGGGVQYQVIPHLQTADGQQIHINPTQQASIGALPEGLQLIQSPNPGQAILQAANQQAILSTTANQTVPLQIRPAQSFPLQLQTLQGSQTPVMTTVPINLGGMTLALPVINNVGGGGAVQLIQSADGTFSVASGNQLMTAAAVSGAAEGDGAPEGTQVVASAIDAATSEAQAQSTEADYQSQNQANGVQSQMDAPGSIQQVIVGQVGHQLLQQIQLQPQASGQNHGQQQQNIQTLQLAPGQTLQPIQAFQNPAQVLIRTPTLSPSGQIAWQTLQLPGGVSLQGSLGAAMPQQLTLAPVAGGTTMGSGGLVSLGGTPLTLSAAQINPGSGVQTVSIAGLGNAGVQVQGVPLTITGLQGQPQGQEGVKVQSSPLTVTVGNVASSSSMSPDQLGSVQSSSDQEGPPSKRLRRVACSCPNCRDGEARNSGDPTKKKQHICHMEGCGKVYGKTSHLRAHLRWHTGERPFVCNWIFCGKRFTRSDELQRHRRTHTGEKRFECPECSKRFMRSDHLSKHIKTHQNKKSGATMAIITTDNLEDDAPEGLQASPQIVTVATLSRDSEPATPTTSNHLEEEEEEEFE
- the sp4 gene encoding transcription factor Sp4 isoform X2, which encodes MSDSKKESSGTEGGKASKKGKNSGSSQDSSQPSPLALLAATCSKIGGQTGGEVAQVQAGPQQIQFQTGQIQLQAGQLQGQIVVDASGNQTLVPQPLELVPAQFTGNGWQIIAAPPAMAKENTNQPVAVTVATTVPNDSASGRKVKAVAGTNSVAANQQQQFQIIQVQNLPNAGGGVQYQVIPHLQTADGQQIHINPTQQASIGALPEGLQLIQSPNPGQAILQAANQQAILSTTANQTVPLQIRPAQSFPLQLQTLQGSQTPVMTTVPINLGGMTLALPVINNVGGGGAVQLIQSADGTFSVASGNQLMTAAAVSGAAEGDGAPEGTQVVASAIDAATSEAQAQSTEADYQSQNQANGVQSQMDAPGSIQQVIVGQVGHQLLQQIQLQPQASGQNHGQQQQNIQTLQLAPGQTLQPIQAFQNPAQVLIRTPTLSPSGQIAWQTLQLPGGVSLQGSLGAAMPQQLTLAPVAGGTTMGSGGLVSLGGTPLTLSAAQINPGSGVQTVSIAGLGNAGVQVQGVPLTITGLQGQPQGQEGVKVQSSPLTVTVGNVASSSSMSPDQLGSVQSSSDQEGPPSKRLRRVACSCPNCRDGEASGDPTKKKQHICHMEGCGKVYGKTSHLRAHLRWHTGERPFVCNWIFCGKRFTRSDELQRHRRTHTGEKRFECPECSKRFMRSDHLSKHIKTHQNKKSGATMAIITTDNLEDDAPEGLQASPQIVTVATLSRDSEPATPTTSNHLEEEEEEEFE
- the sp4 gene encoding transcription factor Sp4 isoform X3, with the translated sequence MAKENTNQPVAVTVATTVPNDSASGRKVKAVAGTNSVAANQQQQFQIIQVQNLPNAGGGVQYQVIPHLQTADGQQIHINPTQQASIGALPEGLQLIQSPNPGQAILQAANQQAILSTTANQTVPLQIRPAQSFPLQLQTLQGSQTPVMTTVPINLGGMTLALPVINNVGGGGAVQLIQSADGTFSVASGNQLMTAAAVSGAAEGDGAPEGTQVVASAIDAATSEAQAQSTEADYQSQNQANGVQSQMDAPGSIQQVIVGQVGHQLLQQIQLQPQASGQNHGQQQQNIQTLQLAPGQTLQPIQAFQNPAQVLIRTPTLSPSGQIAWQTLQLPGGVSLQGSLGAAMPQQLTLAPVAGGTTMGSGGLVSLGGTPLTLSAAQINPGSGVQTVSIAGLGNAGVQVQGVPLTITGLQGQPQGQEGVKVQSSPLTVTVGNVASSSSMSPDQLGSVQSSSDQEGPPSKRLRRVACSCPNCRDGEARNSGDPTKKKQHICHMEGCGKVYGKTSHLRAHLRWHTGERPFVCNWIFCGKRFTRSDELQRHRRTHTGEKRFECPECSKRFMRSDHLSKHIKTHQNKKSGATMAIITTDNLEDDAPEGLQASPQIVTVATLSRDSEPATPTTSNHLEEEEEEEFE